A genomic window from Gossypium hirsutum isolate 1008001.06 chromosome D10, Gossypium_hirsutum_v2.1, whole genome shotgun sequence includes:
- the LOC107914296 gene encoding scarecrow-like protein 15 yields MRVPVCSPQGNHYPIPKPDLNNNNITITAGNISFLNSSVPASSCEPTLDLDLRRSPSSAVTEKPVSNPADNSNCFSVSGPHQQQAGLEWDEHVLRNMDWDAILKDFGLDDESVPATKTIPPQVINPRLDNHIQNVPELTSCELTHHPLHSDFNLYESYSSLNQNPSHNNYFDVSNTCNFHNVGNFNLGFDFLEDLIRAANCFDTHDLQLAQVILDRLHQRLRSPSGEPLQRAAFYFKEALQSLFTGSTWPNPVRLSSWSEIIQTIEAYKSFSGINPIPMFNHFTTNQALLEALDGSAPLIHIIDFDIGFGGQYASLMREMAERNDHSRKFIRITAVVPEEYSFETRLIEDNLNQFAQALRLRFQIEFVLLPTFETMSFKAFKFINGENTAILLSPSIFRCLGLQVAAFVSDLRRISPSVVVFVDSEVWMESGTTTSFRKNFVNCLEFYAMMFESLDAAGGEWVRKIETLLLRPRIFSAVEAAARTAAPAWREVFCEAGMRAVRLSQLADFQAESLLQKVQVRGFHVAKRQAELVLCWHKTALIATSVWRC; encoded by the coding sequence ATGAGAGTCCCTGTTTGTTCCCCACAAGGCAACCATTATCCGATCCCAAAGCCTGACCTCAACAATAACAATATTACTATCACAGCCGGGAACATCAGTTTCCTTAACAGTAGTGTTCCAGCGAGCTCATGCGAGCCAACATTGGATCTTGATCTCCGTCGAAGCCCAAGTTCGGCGGTAACAGAAAAGCCGGTTTCGAATCCTGCCGATAATTCTAATTGTTTCTCAGTATCGGGTCCTCATCAGCAGCAGGCGGGTCTTGAGTGGGACGAGCATGTGCTGCGAAACATGGATTGGGATGCCATCCTGAAAGACTTCGGATTAGATGATGAATCTGTGCCTGCTACCAAAACTATTCCTCCTCAGGTCATCAACCCTAGACTCGACAATCACATCCAAAACGTCCCCGAGTTAACGTCCTGCGAGTTGACTCATCACCCCCTCCATTCTGATTTCAATCTTTACGAATCTTACTCGAGTCTTAATCAAAACCCATCTCATAATAATTACTTTGATGTTTCTAATACTTGTAATTTTCATAACGTCGGCAACTTCAACTTGGGCTTTGATTTTCTAGAAGATCTGATAAGAGCTGCGAATTGTTTCGACACCCACGACTTGCAACTCGCGCAAGTGATATTGGATCGGCTCCATCAACGGCTACGATCTCCCTCGGGGGAACCGTTACAAAGGGCCGCTTTTTACTTCAAAGAAGCTCTCCAGTCTCTATTCACCGGGTCAACATGGCCGAATCCGGTTCGTTTATCTTCATGGAGTGAAATCATTCAAACTATCGAAGCCTACAAGTCCTTCTCTGGGATTAACCCTATCCCCATGTTCAACCACTTCACCACCAATCAAGCTCTCCTGGAAGCACTGGATGGATCAGCACCGTTGATTCACATCATCGATTTTGATATTGGCTTTGGAGGCCAATACGCTTCTTTAATGAGAGAAATGGCTGAAAGAAATGATCATTCTCGCAAGTTCATTCGAATAACAGCCGTGGTTCCCGAAGAATATAGCTTTGAGACAAGGCTTATTGAAGACAACCTTAACCAGTTCGCTCAAGCACTTAGATTAAGGTTTCAGATTGAGTTTGTTCTGCTCCCAACATTCGAGACCATGTCTTTTAAAGCTTTTAAGTTCATTAACGGAGAAAACACGGCAATCCTTTTATCTCCGTCAATTTTCCGATGTCTGGGTTTACAAGTAGCGGCCTTTGTGAGTGATCTTAGGAGGATTAGTCCAAGCGTCGTCGTTTTTGTAGATAGTGAGGTGTGGATGGAGTCAGGGACGACGACGTCGTTCCGGAAGAATTTCGTGAACTGTTTGGAGTTTTACGCCATGATGTTTGAGTCGTTGGACGCTGCGGGAGGGGAATGGGTGAGGAAGATAGAGACGTTGTTATTGAGGCCGAGAATATTTTCGGCGGTGGAAGCGGCGGCTAGGACGGCGGCGCCGGCCTGGAGGGAGGTGTTTTGTGAGGCGGGAATGAGGGCGGTGCGTTTGAGTCAGCTGGCGGATTTTCAAGCTGAGAGTTTGTTACAGAAGGTGCAGGTTCGTGGATTCCACGTGGCGAAAAGACAAGCCGAGTTGGTGCTTTGCTGGCACAAAACTGCCCTGATTGCCACGTCAGTTTGGAGGTGTTAA
- the LOC107914297 gene encoding HVA22-like protein k isoform X1 codes for MAFLGSDLTSEVGLRLLLWPLGSNIVTRAACCSVGVVLPVYSTFRAIERKDENEQQKWLIYWAAYGSFTLVETFSDKLLSWFPYYYHFKFAFLVWLQLPSTEGAKQIYKNHLRPCLLKHQARVDQLMCIASTEMAKFITAHQKEFRFVRAMIIKMIGSDPKVSGTELAEPRGLPAIDDETRTTANPESDNED; via the exons ATGGCTTTTCTGGGATCGGATCTTACCAGCGAG GTTGGGTTGCGATTACTCCTCTGGCCACTTGGTTCCAACATTGTTACGCGAGCGGCATG CTGTTCTGTAGGCGTAGTTTTACCTGTATACTCTACATTTAGGGCAATTGAAAGGAAAGATGAAAACGAGCAGCAAAAGTGGCTTATATATTGGGCAG CTTATGGATCTTTCACCCTTGTTGAAACATTCTCTGACAAACTTCTTTCCTG GTTTCCATATTATTATCACTTCAAGTTTGCATTTCTTGTCTGGCTTCAACTTCCTTCTACTGAA GGGGCTAAGCAAATCTACAAGAACCACCTGCGCCCTTGCTTGCTGAAACATCAAGCTAGAGTTGATCAACTTATGTGCATTGCAAGTACCGAAATG GCAAAATTCATCACCGCACACCAAAAAGAGTTTCGATTTGTCCGGGCAATGATAATCAAGATGATAGGATCAG ACCCAAAAGTAAGTGGCACGGAACTGGCTGAACCAAGAGGTCTGCCCGCAATTGATGATGAAACAAGAACGACTGCGAATCCAGAATCTGATAATGAAGACTAG
- the LOC107914297 gene encoding HVA22-like protein k isoform X2 produces the protein MAFLGSDLTSEVGLRLLLWPLGSNIVTRAACCSVGVVLPVYSTFRAIERKDENEQQKWLIYWAAYGSFTLVETFSDKLLSWFPYYYHFKFAFLVWLQLPSTEGAKQIYKNHLRPCLLKHQARVDQLMCIASTEMAKFITAHQKEFRFVRAMIIKMIGSAIRPKSKWHGTG, from the exons ATGGCTTTTCTGGGATCGGATCTTACCAGCGAG GTTGGGTTGCGATTACTCCTCTGGCCACTTGGTTCCAACATTGTTACGCGAGCGGCATG CTGTTCTGTAGGCGTAGTTTTACCTGTATACTCTACATTTAGGGCAATTGAAAGGAAAGATGAAAACGAGCAGCAAAAGTGGCTTATATATTGGGCAG CTTATGGATCTTTCACCCTTGTTGAAACATTCTCTGACAAACTTCTTTCCTG GTTTCCATATTATTATCACTTCAAGTTTGCATTTCTTGTCTGGCTTCAACTTCCTTCTACTGAA GGGGCTAAGCAAATCTACAAGAACCACCTGCGCCCTTGCTTGCTGAAACATCAAGCTAGAGTTGATCAACTTATGTGCATTGCAAGTACCGAAATG GCAAAATTCATCACCGCACACCAAAAAGAGTTTCGATTTGTCCGGGCAATGATAATCAAGATGATAGGATCAG CCATCAGACCCAAAAGTAAGTGGCACGGAACTGGCTGA